A single window of Crassostrea angulata isolate pt1a10 chromosome 8, ASM2561291v2, whole genome shotgun sequence DNA harbors:
- the LOC128159224 gene encoding trace amine-associated receptor 1-like: MENNTDRNSYSDMVLSSTILNIIGTVIGVIGNSAIIFFYFFRIKERGERYFIPLLGIVDLLGCLTFFFCFIFNVKSIHRSDVFCKVSSFLQICIPGISAHTILVISIQRYYLVCKPFGPKMTRFWKRVLFGVACLVSLVYSAPLLATAGLFTVNVTYMNRSLTMEVCNYSDKQSISKIMYPYLLFLIIAVNLIITICMYVPVLKKVKLLYSFRTDKSSKVTSETEMSNVSCKLNMEIDDTEIPCNSNKQKGTAITIRIPNVHKNVMFETSDVSEDQAHTIEVQNDVEDSIRNNVADTITVDDISSSFTKTERIVLFYLGKLILLNHIINPFIYGFFDTKFKEQLRKLCQRKKYKLQS, from the exons ATGGAAAACAATACTGACAGGAATAGTTATTCTGATATGGTCCTTAGTAGTACAATTCTCAACATTATTGGGACTGTGATTGGAGTCATTGGAAACTCTGCCATCATATTTTTCTACTTCTTTCGGATTAAGGAGAGAGGCGAGCGATACTTTATACCCCTGCTTGGTATAGTGGATCTTTTAGGGTGCTTAACcttctttttttgtttcatctTTAATGTTAAAAGCATTCACCGAAGTGATGTTTTTTGTAAAGTCTCTTCGTTTCTACAGATTTGTATTCCAGGAATATCCGCACATACAATCCTTGTTATTTCGATTCAAAGGTATTACTTAGTCTGTAAGCCATTTGGACCGAAAATGACACGTTTTTGGAAGCGCGTTTTATTTGGAGTTGCTTGCTTGGTTTCTTTAGTGTATTCCGCCCCACTGTTGGCTACTGCCGGACTTTTTACAGTAAATGTTACGTATATGAACCGCAGTTTGACAATGGAAGTGTGCAACTATTCTGACAAACAGTCAATTTCAAAGATTATGTATCCTtaccttttgtttctgataATTGCAGTTAATCTTATCATTACAATTTGTATGTATGTTCCCGTCTTGAAGAAGGTTAAACTCCTATACAGTTTTAGAACAGACAAAAGTAGTAAAGTAACCTCTGAGACAGAAATGTCAAATGTATCATGTAAATTGAATATGGAAATCGATGACACCGAGATACCATGCAACTCAAATAAACAGAAGGGGACGGCAATAACAATTAGAATACCAAACGTTCATAAAAACGTAATGTTTGAAACGTCGGATGTATCTGAAGATCAAGCACACACCATAGAAGTCCAAAATGACGTTGAAGACAGTATAAGAAACAATGTTGCTGATACTA ttacagttGACGACATTAGTTCATCATTTACAAAAACTGAGAGGATTGTTCTATTCTATTTAGGTAAACTAATTCTTCTGAATCACATCATCAATCCTTTCATTTATGGATTTTTTGACACAAAGTTCAAGGAGCAGCTCCGCAAATTGTGTCAAAGAAAAAAGTATAAATTGCAATCCTAA
- the LOC128159226 gene encoding G-protein coupled receptor 87-like, producing MDNDTNYQLQYVNRFSDIALSSTILIIIGAVIGVIGNTAIIFFYFFWINERGERYFIPLLGVVDLLGCLTSPPYYIMENEYMYNYPSTAACRALSSLQICVPGISAHTLLLISIQRYLLVCKPFGPKMTHFWKRVLFIVVCLVSFVYAIPLLFTAGVVRSNISYMSHNVTTEVCKFSSEQSLLMTIYTTLLFLVMVANIVVTAGLYVPVLKQVRISFRSRTVKYEIHRDSHAASTTETSQATRTSDIETDDIDKPSNSIDLQAAEVKVEIPNSPKKVRFENSNEYTEAAEDHDNDERSA from the exons ATGGACAACGATACAAACTATCAGTTACAATATGTGAACAGATTTTCAGACATTGCTCTCAGCAGCACCATTCTCATCATTATCGGTGCCGTGATTGGAGTCATAGGAAACACAGCCATCATATTTTTCTACTTCTTCTGGATTAATGAGAGAGGCGAGCGATACTTCATTCCTCTGCTTGGTGTGGTAGATCTACTAGGATGCCTTACCAGTCCACCTTATTACATAATGGAAaatgagtacatgtataactaccCCAGTACAGCTGCTTGTCGAGCTCTATCATCTCTACAGATTTGTGTTCCTGGAATATCAGCACATACACTCCTCCTCATATCAATTCAAAGGTATCTTCTAGTCTGCAAACCGTTTGGACCAAAAATGACGCATTTCTGGAAAAGGGTTTTATTCATAGTCGTGTGTTTGGTCTCATTTGTTTATGCAATACCACTACTTTTCACTGCTGGAGTCGTTAGGAGCAATATTTCTTACATGAGTCACAATGTTACAACAGAAGTGTGTAAATTTTCCAGCGAACAGTCACTCTTAATGACCATTTATACTACTCTCTTGTTCCTGGTAATGGTGGCAAATATTGTAGTTACTGCTGGACTCTATGTTCCTGTTTTAAAGCAGGTTAGAATTTCATTCCGGTCCAGAACGGTCAAATACGAGATTCACAGAGATAGCCATGCAGCTTCAACGACCGAAACCTCGCAAGCCACCCGGACATCTGATATAGAAACTGATGATATTGATAAGCCAAGTAATTCTATTGATCTACAGGCAGCGgaagtaaaagttgaaataccAAACTCACCAAAGAAAGTTAGATTCGAAAATTCTAACGAATATACAGAAGCTGCAGAAGACCATGATAATGATGAAC GATCAGCTTAA
- the LOC128161497 gene encoding neuropeptide Y receptor type 6-like — protein sequence MENKTDRNSYSDIFLSSTILNIFGTVIGVIGNSAIIFFYFFRIKERGERYFIPLLGIVDLLGCLTFFFYFIFNDESIHRSNVFCKVSSFLQICIPGISAHTILVISVQRYYLVCKPFGPKMTRFWKRVLFGVVCLISLVYSAPLLATAGLFTVNVTYMNHSLTIEVCNFSDKQSISKIMYPYLLFLIIAVNLIITICMYVPVLKKIKILFSSRTDKSSNVTSEREMSNVSCKLNMEIDDTEIPCNSNKQKGAAITIRIPNVHKKGMFETSDVSDDQAHTIEVQNDVEDSIRNNVADTVTANQKAAKNNKKPKSQVASGQGRVTIMFFYLIVAYVLSYTPPLIIWILSFTVDDIYSSLTKTERTVLFYLSKLILLNHVINPFIYGFFDTKFKEQLRKLCQRKKYKLQS from the coding sequence ATGGAAAACAAAACTGACAGGAATAGTTATTCTGATATTTTCCTTAGTAGTACAATTCTAAACATTTTTGGGACTGTGATTGGAGTCATTGGAAACTCTGCCATCATATTTTTCTACTTCTTTCGGATTAAGGAGAGAGGCGAGCGATACTTTATACCCCTGCTTGGTATAGTGGATCTTTTAGGGTGCTTaaccttctttttttatttcatctttaatgATGAAAGCATTCACCGAAGTAATGTTTTTTGTAAAGTCTCTTCGTTTCTACAGATTTGTATTCCAGGAATATCCGCACATACAATCCTTGTTATTTCGGTTCAAAGGTATTACTTAGTCTGTAAGCCATTTGGACCGAAAATGACACGTTTTTGGAAGCGCGTTTTATTTGGAGTTGTTTGCTTGATTTCTTTAGTGTATTCCGCCCCACTGTTGGCTACTGCCGGACTCTTTACAGTAAATGTTACGTATATGAACCACAGTTTGACAATAGAAGTGTGCAACTTTTCTGACAAACAGTCAATTTCAAAGATTATGTATCCTtaccttttgtttctgataATTGCAGTTAATCTTATCATTACAATTTGTATGTATGTTCCCGTCTTGAAGAAGATTAAAATCCTATTCAGTTCCAGAACAGACAAGAGCAGTAATGTAACATCTGAGAGAGAAATGTCAAATGTATCATGTAAATTGAATATGGAAATCGATGACACCGAGATACCATGCAACTCAAATAAACAGAAGGGGGCGGCAATAACAATTAGAATACCAAACGTTCATAAAAAGGGAATGTTTGAAACATCTGATGTATCTGACGACCAAGCACACACCATAGAAGTCCAAAATGACGTTGAAGACAGTATAAGAAACAATGTTGCTGATACTGTGACAGCTAACCAAAAAGCAGCAAAAAACAATAAGAAGCCAAAGTCTCAAGTTGCATCAGGACAGGGACGAGTTACGATAATGTTTTTTTATCTCATTGTGGCTTATGTGTTGTCGTACACACCACCGCTTATCATTTGGATTCTTTCTTTTACAGTTGATGACATTTATTCATCATTAACAAAAACTGAGAGGACTGTTCTATTCTATTTAAGTAAACTAATTCTTCTGAATCACGTCATCAATCCTTTCATTTATGGATTTTTTGACACAAAGTTCAAGGAGCAGCTCCGCAAATTGTGTCAAAGAAAAAAGTATAAATTGCAATCCTAA
- the LOC128159225 gene encoding uncharacterized protein LOC128159225: KPDLSATRSQRGVRKRQRSERAGRASSSTAAEHVAQPPVENQMVVSHSPQPSTAPMMVAPSVTVAGPTDAIGSSQQESAEMAQGTNIGAESQSLMFGNNFSQPVINNSTQIDLGYHVDNATKQKIVTGEYINLATLLVRDANRLHLSTLSMDSQGQIIAQPKHNQNNVPSKSNAGVFASAPKHYGAIILSFFRETTNTVSV, from the exons aaaccggatTTGTCAGCGACGAGGAGCCAGCGTGGGGTCCGAAAACGACAGAGGTCCGAGAGGGCAGGGCGTGCAAGCAGCAGTACAGCAGCAGAGCATGTAGCGCAACCTCCAGTGGAAAATCAGATGGTGGTTTCCCATTCCCCTCAGCCCTCCACAGCACCCATGATGGTGGCGCCATCCGTCACTGTGGCAGGACCAACAGATGCTATTGGCTCATCCCAGCAAGAATCGGCAGAAATGGCACAAGGTACTAACATTGGTGCTGAGTCTCAGTCTTTAATGTTTGGCAATAACTTTAGTCAACCTGTCATTAACAATTCAACCCAAATAGATTTAGGTTACCATGTAGATAATGCaaccaaacaaaaaattgtCACTGGGGAATACATTAATTTAGCCACCCTGCTTGTGCGTGATGCTAATAGGCTACATCTATCAACATTGTCAATGGACTCCCAAGGCCAAATTATAGCCCAGCCCAAACACAATCA GAATAACGTGCCCAGTAAAAGCAATGCAGGAGTTTTTGCAAGTGCGCCCAAGCATTACGGGGccattattttgtcatttttccgGGAAACCACTAACACGGTATCAGTTTAG